In a genomic window of Paramicrobacterium chengjingii:
- a CDS encoding ABC transporter permease: MTATALAPSPLDGIRLSFSGLLRSEWIKLRSLRSTVWCYVLIVLATAGFGMLMALSANLGDDSLPQAAQNNIVAQYLTIGGNFTGLIAAVLGVLVISGEYTTGMIRTTYTAAPGRLSAYTAKALVLTVVTFIVGLISIAAALAVSLPIFTLNGVAPELSNPDVLVPLIGSAGYLALIALLSFSLGAILRNSAGGIATAVSLLFVLPVGINIVYSFTGAAWAANIANILPGTVGAAMFAYTGEGSGPAPTPGFDSDGLLTLDQPWMLGIFAAWIVIGLVVGAILTKRRDA; this comes from the coding sequence ATGACCGCCACCGCTCTCGCACCCAGCCCGCTCGACGGCATCCGCCTGTCGTTCTCCGGCCTGCTCCGCTCTGAATGGATCAAGCTGCGCAGCCTGCGCTCGACGGTGTGGTGCTACGTTCTGATCGTTCTGGCGACAGCTGGCTTCGGCATGCTCATGGCGCTTTCGGCCAACCTCGGCGACGATAGTCTGCCGCAGGCCGCGCAGAACAACATTGTCGCGCAGTACCTGACGATCGGCGGCAACTTCACGGGGCTCATCGCCGCCGTGCTCGGCGTGCTTGTGATCAGCGGCGAGTACACGACCGGAATGATCCGCACGACGTATACGGCCGCGCCCGGTCGACTGAGCGCCTACACGGCAAAGGCACTCGTGCTCACCGTCGTGACGTTCATTGTCGGGCTCATCTCTATCGCCGCAGCTCTTGCTGTGTCGCTTCCGATCTTCACGCTCAATGGCGTCGCCCCCGAGCTGAGCAACCCGGACGTCCTCGTCCCGTTGATCGGCTCGGCCGGCTACCTCGCGCTGATCGCGCTGCTGTCGTTCTCGCTCGGTGCGATCCTGCGCAACTCAGCGGGCGGCATTGCCACCGCCGTCAGTCTGCTGTTCGTGCTGCCCGTAGGCATCAACATCGTCTACAGCTTCACCGGTGCAGCCTGGGCCGCGAACATCGCCAACATCTTGCCCGGCACTGTCGGTGCTGCGATGTTCGCGTACACAGGTGAAGGCTCGGGCCCGGCACCGACTCCCGGTTTCGACAGCGATGGGCTGCTGACGCTCGACCAGCCCTGGATGCTCGGAATCTTCGCAGCCTGGATCGTGATCGGCCTCGTTGTCGGAGCGATCCTCACCAAGCGTCGCGACGCCTGA
- a CDS encoding multidrug effflux MFS transporter codes for MTTVVHPGDSLSGRQRLVYVLVLGALTALGPFTIDLYLPAFPVLTEEFAVPDSVIQLTLTGTTIGFAVGQLFMGPWSDKVGRRLPLIIATSVHVFASLGASLSPDVVTLLAFRVLQGAGAAAGGVVAMAMVRDLFGGKPLVRMLSRLALVNGLAPILAPVLGSQLLLVMPWRGLFWFLAAYGLIVVACVSIFIVETLPKERRVGKGHGTVGERYKNVFSDRIFVGVAVIGAMNFSGLFSYLSSSSFLFQEMYAMDAQQYGLLFGANSIGVVIGVQISSRLMRWYGPQWVLATTTIVQVLAASTMFVLAFTDAGLLGILIPLFFFIMSCGFSFPAVQVLGLVNHGREAGTAASLLGALNFGVAGLTSPIVGALGVSTQSMAGVMICTAAISIAALWIIVRPRSVPQLSE; via the coding sequence TTGACTACTGTCGTGCACCCCGGTGACTCGCTTTCCGGCCGCCAGCGCCTCGTTTACGTGCTCGTACTCGGGGCGCTCACAGCGCTCGGTCCCTTCACAATCGACTTGTACCTGCCGGCATTCCCCGTGCTCACTGAAGAGTTCGCCGTTCCCGATTCGGTGATTCAGCTCACCCTCACAGGCACGACAATCGGATTTGCCGTCGGGCAGCTGTTCATGGGCCCATGGAGCGACAAGGTGGGCCGTCGCCTTCCGCTGATCATCGCCACGAGCGTTCACGTGTTTGCCAGTCTCGGAGCATCGCTGTCCCCGGATGTCGTGACGCTGCTGGCATTTCGTGTGCTGCAGGGCGCGGGAGCTGCTGCCGGCGGTGTTGTCGCGATGGCGATGGTGCGCGACCTGTTTGGCGGCAAGCCGCTCGTGCGAATGCTGTCGCGCCTCGCGCTCGTCAACGGCCTCGCGCCGATTCTGGCCCCGGTTCTCGGGTCGCAGCTGCTTCTGGTGATGCCGTGGCGAGGGCTCTTCTGGTTTCTCGCCGCCTATGGTCTCATCGTCGTTGCGTGCGTGTCGATATTCATCGTCGAGACGCTACCGAAGGAACGTCGGGTCGGCAAAGGACACGGCACCGTGGGCGAACGGTACAAAAACGTGTTCAGCGACCGCATCTTCGTCGGGGTCGCCGTGATCGGCGCTATGAACTTCTCTGGACTGTTCTCGTATTTGTCGAGCTCATCGTTTCTGTTTCAAGAGATGTACGCAATGGATGCTCAACAGTACGGCCTGCTCTTTGGGGCGAACTCGATCGGTGTCGTGATCGGCGTGCAGATCTCATCGCGCCTGATGCGCTGGTACGGGCCGCAGTGGGTGCTCGCCACGACGACGATTGTTCAGGTGTTGGCTGCATCGACGATGTTCGTGCTCGCTTTCACCGATGCGGGGCTGCTCGGCATCCTGATTCCCCTGTTCTTCTTCATCATGTCGTGTGGGTTCAGTTTTCCAGCTGTTCAGGTGCTCGGCCTGGTCAATCATGGGCGCGAAGCAGGAACGGCGGCCTCGCTTCTCGGCGCGCTCAACTTCGGCGTCGCCGGTCTGACGTCTCCAATCGTCGGCGCTCTCGGCGTGAGCACGCAGTCGATGGCTGGCGTGATGATCTGCACGGCCGCCATATCGATTGCGGCGCTCTGGATCATCGTGCGGCCGCGTTCGGTTCCTCAGCTGAGTGAGTAG
- a CDS encoding ROK family transcriptional regulator, translating to MAVRGNNLDTVRRHNLSTVVGLVHRSGGLSRSRLTTLTGLNRSTVAALVAELVELGLAVEELPEGNRTVGRPSPLVRPHRDAVAIAVNPEVDAITVGVVGLDAVVRSQVRREVDAPPSPEEAVRITAGLVSEMLSELPASAVILGLGVAVPGLVRSVDGVVRLAPHLGWENVPFAAMLAEATHLPCWGGNDASLGAVAERNFGAGDGVSDLIYLNGGASGIGGGMIVGGELLGGIGGFAGEFGHTRVAGAAVPGATLEDEVNRARLREALNIPGVDSEQLERAIFSARDDDAVAEIDRQVDMLSTALRNTINILNPALVVLGGFLGALYEARTEQMTRLVGLQTLGPAFDDVAIARAALGDEILLIGAAELVFDNVLDDPAQLTNVAAQHPVE from the coding sequence GTGGCAGTGCGCGGAAATAACCTAGACACCGTCCGGCGGCACAATCTCTCGACAGTTGTCGGTCTCGTGCATCGCAGCGGAGGCCTCTCGCGTTCGCGCCTGACAACGCTCACGGGGCTCAATCGGTCGACGGTCGCGGCACTCGTGGCCGAGCTGGTTGAGTTGGGTCTCGCCGTCGAGGAGCTTCCCGAGGGCAATCGCACCGTTGGCCGGCCGTCTCCGCTCGTTCGGCCTCACAGGGATGCTGTCGCCATTGCCGTGAACCCCGAGGTCGACGCCATCACAGTCGGCGTCGTCGGGCTTGACGCCGTTGTGCGTTCGCAGGTGCGCCGCGAAGTCGACGCGCCGCCGAGCCCCGAGGAGGCGGTGCGCATTACAGCTGGACTCGTCTCCGAAATGCTCAGCGAGCTTCCCGCTAGCGCCGTGATCCTCGGGCTTGGTGTTGCTGTGCCCGGCCTCGTGCGCAGCGTCGACGGCGTCGTGCGCCTCGCTCCTCACCTGGGGTGGGAGAATGTTCCGTTCGCGGCGATGCTCGCTGAGGCGACACATCTGCCCTGCTGGGGTGGCAACGATGCGAGCCTCGGGGCTGTCGCGGAGCGCAACTTTGGAGCGGGCGACGGGGTGTCGGACCTCATCTACCTCAATGGGGGAGCGAGTGGTATCGGCGGCGGAATGATCGTCGGCGGGGAACTGCTCGGCGGCATCGGCGGTTTCGCTGGAGAATTCGGCCACACACGTGTTGCGGGGGCCGCCGTCCCCGGTGCAACGCTCGAAGACGAAGTAAATCGAGCTCGGCTACGTGAGGCACTGAATATTCCAGGCGTCGATTCCGAGCAGTTGGAACGAGCGATCTTCAGCGCTCGTGACGACGATGCCGTCGCCGAGATCGATCGGCAGGTCGATATGCTGTCGACGGCGTTGCGCAACACAATCAACATCCTGAACCCGGCCCTCGTTGTGCTGGGAGGCTTCCTCGGTGCTCTCTATGAGGCGCGGACTGAGCAGATGACTCGCCTGGTCGGGCTTCAGACGTTGGGCCCCGCATTCGACGACGTCGCCATCGCCCGAGCAGCGCTCGGCGACGAGATTCTGCTGATCGGCGCTGCGGAGCTGGTCTTCGACAATGTTCTCGACGACCCGGCGCAGCTCACGAACGTCGCCGCGCAGCATCCAGTAGAGTAG
- a CDS encoding ABC transporter ATP-binding protein gives MIEIQHLSKRYGSKLAVDDISATIRPGMVTGFLGPNGAGKSTTMRMMVGLDRPTTGSVTIGGRRYQQNSAPLHEVGALLEAKAVHTGRSAQNHLLALAATHGIPKKRVSEVIEMTGLGTVAKKRVGGFSLGMGQRLGIAAAMLGDPHTLILDEPVNGLDPEGVLWVRRLTRQLANEGRTVFLSSHLMSEMAQTADQVIVLGKGKIIADAPMSDIIAASTGNLVHVRTPQPAELARVVAGPDVSVTSRENGLLEVTGLDARQIGESAASAGIVLHELSPVNASLEDAYLELTNDAVEYRTEEVR, from the coding sequence ATGATCGAAATTCAGCACCTGAGCAAGCGATACGGCTCGAAACTCGCCGTCGATGACATCAGCGCGACAATCCGTCCCGGAATGGTCACCGGCTTTCTCGGGCCGAACGGCGCCGGCAAGTCGACAACCATGCGCATGATGGTCGGACTCGACAGACCAACGACCGGATCGGTGACGATCGGCGGCCGCCGCTACCAGCAGAACAGCGCTCCCCTGCACGAAGTCGGGGCCCTCCTTGAGGCCAAGGCCGTGCACACCGGACGCTCGGCACAGAACCACTTGCTGGCTCTCGCCGCCACCCATGGCATTCCGAAGAAGCGCGTGAGCGAGGTGATCGAGATGACCGGTCTCGGCACCGTCGCCAAGAAGCGCGTCGGCGGATTCTCACTCGGCATGGGCCAGCGCCTCGGCATCGCGGCAGCGATGCTCGGCGACCCCCACACCCTGATTCTCGACGAGCCGGTGAACGGCCTCGACCCCGAGGGCGTTTTGTGGGTGCGCCGTCTGACGCGCCAGCTCGCCAACGAGGGACGCACCGTGTTTCTCTCGTCGCACCTCATGAGCGAGATGGCTCAGACAGCCGACCAGGTGATCGTGCTGGGCAAAGGCAAGATCATCGCCGACGCTCCCATGAGCGACATCATCGCCGCATCGACGGGCAACCTCGTGCACGTTCGCACACCACAGCCCGCCGAGCTCGCACGCGTTGTCGCCGGCCCCGACGTCTCGGTGACGTCGCGTGAAAACGGGCTTCTCGAGGTGACGGGACTCGACGCACGCCAGATCGGCGAGTCGGCGGCATCCGCGGGAATCGTGCTGCACGAGCTCAGCCCGGTCAACGCCTCACTCGAAGACGCCTACCTTGAACTCACAAACGACGCGGTCGAGTACCGCACGGAGGAAGTCCGATGA
- a CDS encoding carbohydrate ABC transporter permease → MVTTTLRPRLSPRRAGEKLRWGNPVVYFIALIVIALMLAPIAYVILGGFRTNAQITTDPSGFPAPWEIGNYLDVLFGSVFWHQVLNSTIAAVATTLGAVVLGVMASYVIARYPFRGRGILYSLFAAGLMFPITVAITPLYIVIKNLGLMNSLVGVILPQIAFALPVTIIILVPFLRAIPRELEEAAFIDGCSRIGFFWRMVVPLATPGVITTGILAFIGSWNGYILPLFILNDAATFTLPLGVQAFASQYAVDTAKVLAFTSLSMIPALVFFSLFERRIVGGLTGAVKG, encoded by the coding sequence ATGGTCACCACTACGCTTCGTCCACGGCTATCACCGCGACGTGCGGGCGAGAAGCTGCGCTGGGGAAACCCCGTCGTCTATTTCATCGCGCTCATCGTGATCGCGCTCATGCTCGCGCCGATCGCATACGTCATTCTGGGCGGCTTCCGCACAAACGCGCAGATCACCACGGACCCGTCCGGGTTCCCCGCGCCGTGGGAGATCGGCAACTATCTCGACGTGCTCTTCGGCTCGGTGTTCTGGCACCAGGTGCTCAACTCAACGATCGCGGCCGTCGCGACGACGCTCGGCGCCGTCGTGCTGGGCGTGATGGCGAGCTACGTCATCGCCCGATACCCGTTTCGCGGCCGCGGCATCCTGTACTCGCTCTTTGCTGCAGGACTGATGTTTCCCATCACCGTCGCGATCACACCGCTCTACATCGTGATCAAGAACCTGGGGCTGATGAACTCTCTCGTCGGAGTGATCCTTCCTCAGATCGCCTTCGCGCTGCCGGTGACGATCATCATTCTCGTGCCCTTCCTTCGCGCGATACCCCGAGAGCTTGAGGAGGCGGCATTCATCGACGGATGCTCCCGCATCGGGTTCTTCTGGCGCATGGTCGTTCCGCTGGCGACCCCCGGCGTCATAACGACGGGCATCCTCGCCTTCATCGGCAGCTGGAATGGCTACATTCTTCCGCTGTTCATCTTGAATGACGCGGCGACCTTCACGCTTCCGCTCGGGGTGCAGGCGTTCGCCTCTCAGTACGCCGTCGACACGGCAAAGGTTCTCGCCTTCACCTCCCTGTCGATGATTCCTGCGCTCGTGTTCTTCAGCCTGTTCGAACGGCGCATCGTCGGCGGGCTCACCGGGGCGGTCAAGGGCTGA
- a CDS encoding LacI family DNA-binding transcriptional regulator: MARRATIHDVAAAAGVSVATVSKAVNGRYGIAPATIKRVMEAVDKLGYESSLVASSMRSRRTGVVGVLVADFEPFSAEILKGVGAALHDSELDLLAYSGSRQRESEGWERRSLSRLSGTLIDGAIMVTPTVLSATSDIPIVAVDPHTGRADLPTVESDSFGGALQATRHLIELGHRRIGFVAGRPDLRSSILREAGYRQALREAGISFTPELVRVGRYEPDESRERTSSLLSSPNPPTAIFAANDISAIAVLERAASMGLRVPRDLSVVGFDDIPEASQISTPLTTVRQSMQRLGAEAVKLLLSLMNGESTDATHVRLATSLIQRATTAPPPTRR; this comes from the coding sequence ATGGCTCGACGAGCGACTATTCACGATGTGGCAGCGGCGGCCGGAGTGTCGGTCGCCACAGTTTCGAAAGCAGTGAACGGACGCTACGGAATCGCTCCGGCGACGATCAAGCGTGTCATGGAGGCCGTCGACAAGCTGGGCTACGAATCGAGCCTCGTCGCCAGCAGCATGCGCTCGCGACGCACCGGAGTCGTCGGCGTGCTCGTTGCCGATTTCGAGCCGTTCAGCGCCGAGATCCTCAAAGGCGTCGGTGCAGCATTGCACGATTCCGAGCTTGATCTTCTGGCGTACAGCGGCTCACGACAGCGCGAGAGCGAGGGCTGGGAGCGTCGTTCTCTGAGCAGGCTCAGCGGAACGCTCATCGACGGCGCCATCATGGTCACTCCGACAGTGCTCAGCGCGACAAGCGACATACCCATCGTTGCCGTCGACCCGCACACTGGACGCGCCGATCTGCCCACCGTCGAGTCAGACAGCTTCGGCGGTGCGCTGCAAGCGACACGTCACCTCATCGAGCTCGGGCATCGTCGCATCGGCTTCGTCGCCGGACGACCCGACCTGCGATCGTCGATTCTGCGCGAGGCAGGTTACCGTCAGGCTCTGCGCGAAGCCGGCATCTCCTTCACACCAGAGCTCGTGCGTGTGGGGCGGTATGAGCCCGACGAGTCGCGAGAGCGCACAAGCTCTCTGCTCTCCAGTCCAAACCCGCCCACCGCGATCTTCGCTGCCAATGACATCTCGGCGATCGCTGTACTCGAGCGCGCCGCGAGCATGGGTCTGCGCGTTCCCCGAGACCTCTCCGTCGTGGGCTTCGATGACATTCCCGAAGCGTCGCAGATCAGCACGCCGCTCACGACGGTTCGGCAGTCCATGCAGCGCCTCGGCGCCGAGGCCGTGAAGCTCCTGCTCTCATTGATGAACGGCGAGTCGACGGATGCCACGCACGTTCGCCTCGCCACGTCCCTGATCCAGAGGGCAACGACGGCACCGCCTCCCACGCGGCGCTAA
- a CDS encoding glycoside hydrolase family 3 N-terminal domain-containing protein, producing the protein MGHFEMPQPTEKVQALHARMTLEEKLAQLVGFWVDQGGEVVAPMADEMATSSKYDEATPHGIGHLTRVYGTRPVDAAERATWLAGEQNRLRTQTRLGIPALVHEECLTGLAAWKAATFPTPLAWGATFDEQLVEEMGRRIGESMRALGIHQGLAPVLDVVRDPRWGRVDECISEDPYVVGMLGTAYVRGLQSQGVHATLKHFVGYSASQSGRNHAPVHAGPREIADVLLPPFEMAVRDGGVRSVMNSYAEIDGVPVASDPAYFEELLRATWGFDGVVVSDYFSVAFLHLMHGIAGGKGEAAELALTAGIDIELPTGDAYLEPLAERIRAGVTDESIVDRAVLRVLAQKEELGLLDDDFTFTPEPVDLDSPEHRDVARRLAEESIVLLTNDGTLPLAQTTGKRVALIGPNADSSEALMGCYSFANHVLAHHPGVPVGFDIPSVADTLADELAGAEITVVHGSDVTGTDRFGIDEAVAAALDSDVAIVVVGDRAGLFGRGTVGEGNDAESLELPGVQRELVERVVATATPVVLVLLTGRPYAIDWAISGSTRPGAVVQAFFPGEEGGTAIAGVLSGRVNPSGRLPVSLPRSAGAQPYSYLHPALGGTTDITTATSDPVLPFGYGLSYSTFEHTALVVDDMVVFTEATFTARVTVRNTGERRGTDVVQLYAHDEHASVTRPVAQLVGYARVELDAGDSVEVSFQVPPTRLAFTDREMRKVVEPGRIQLWVGSSCDDRETQTSVELTGETYEITGADERVVHTEVTSNVSV; encoded by the coding sequence ATGGGTCACTTCGAGATGCCGCAGCCAACAGAGAAAGTGCAGGCACTGCACGCTCGGATGACGCTCGAAGAAAAGCTTGCACAGCTGGTCGGATTCTGGGTTGACCAGGGTGGCGAAGTCGTAGCGCCCATGGCCGATGAGATGGCGACGTCGAGCAAATATGACGAGGCAACGCCGCATGGCATCGGGCATCTCACCCGCGTGTACGGCACGAGGCCAGTGGATGCCGCGGAGCGCGCGACGTGGCTTGCAGGCGAGCAGAATCGACTGCGCACGCAGACCCGCCTCGGCATCCCGGCTCTCGTGCATGAGGAGTGCCTCACGGGTCTGGCCGCGTGGAAGGCAGCGACATTTCCAACCCCGCTCGCGTGGGGTGCCACGTTCGATGAGCAGCTCGTCGAAGAGATGGGCCGCCGCATCGGCGAATCGATGCGCGCTCTCGGCATCCATCAGGGTCTCGCGCCCGTTCTCGACGTGGTGCGCGATCCGCGCTGGGGTCGCGTGGACGAGTGCATCTCTGAAGATCCGTATGTTGTCGGGATGCTCGGAACAGCGTACGTTCGCGGCTTGCAGTCGCAAGGCGTCCACGCGACGCTCAAGCACTTTGTCGGGTACTCGGCATCCCAGTCGGGACGAAACCATGCGCCCGTGCACGCGGGGCCACGTGAGATCGCCGATGTTCTGCTTCCACCGTTCGAGATGGCCGTTCGCGACGGCGGAGTGCGCTCGGTGATGAACTCGTACGCTGAGATCGACGGCGTGCCCGTGGCATCCGACCCCGCCTATTTTGAGGAGCTACTGCGCGCAACATGGGGGTTCGACGGCGTCGTCGTCTCGGACTACTTTTCCGTCGCGTTCCTTCATCTGATGCACGGAATCGCCGGAGGTAAGGGGGAAGCCGCGGAGCTTGCGCTGACCGCGGGCATCGACATCGAGCTGCCAACGGGAGACGCCTATCTCGAACCGCTTGCCGAGCGCATCAGGGCAGGTGTCACCGACGAATCGATCGTCGACCGTGCCGTTCTACGCGTCCTCGCGCAGAAGGAAGAGCTGGGGCTTCTCGACGACGATTTCACATTTACACCGGAACCCGTCGACCTCGATTCACCCGAGCACCGCGATGTCGCCCGCCGGCTCGCCGAAGAATCAATTGTTCTGCTGACCAACGACGGAACCTTGCCGCTCGCGCAGACCACGGGCAAGCGCGTCGCTCTCATCGGACCGAACGCGGACTCCTCTGAAGCGCTCATGGGCTGCTACTCTTTTGCGAATCACGTGCTGGCCCACCACCCCGGGGTGCCCGTCGGCTTCGATATCCCGTCGGTTGCCGACACGCTCGCCGACGAACTTGCAGGTGCAGAGATCACTGTCGTGCACGGAAGTGACGTCACGGGAACTGACCGTTTCGGCATCGACGAAGCCGTTGCCGCCGCGCTCGACTCCGACGTGGCGATCGTTGTGGTGGGAGATCGCGCCGGGTTGTTCGGCCGCGGAACGGTCGGCGAGGGCAACGATGCTGAGAGCCTCGAGCTGCCCGGAGTGCAGCGGGAACTCGTTGAGCGCGTCGTCGCCACAGCAACTCCCGTGGTGCTCGTGCTGCTCACCGGCCGTCCGTACGCCATCGACTGGGCGATCTCGGGCAGCACACGGCCGGGTGCCGTCGTGCAGGCATTCTTCCCCGGTGAAGAGGGCGGCACCGCAATTGCCGGTGTGCTGTCTGGGCGGGTGAACCCGTCGGGGAGGCTGCCGGTGTCGCTTCCTCGTTCGGCTGGAGCCCAGCCGTACAGCTACCTGCACCCCGCACTCGGAGGAACGACAGATATCACGACGGCGACAAGCGACCCCGTGCTGCCCTTTGGATACGGGCTCTCGTATTCGACGTTCGAGCACACGGCGCTCGTCGTCGACGACATGGTGGTCTTCACAGAAGCGACGTTCACCGCTCGCGTCACAGTGCGCAATACGGGGGAGCGTCGTGGCACCGACGTCGTGCAGCTCTACGCACACGACGAGCACGCGAGTGTGACGCGCCCCGTCGCGCAGCTTGTGGGTTACGCTCGCGTTGAACTTGATGCGGGCGATTCCGTCGAGGTCTCCTTCCAGGTGCCGCCGACGCGGCTCGCGTTCACCGATCGGGAGATGCGCAAGGTCGTCGAGCCCGGGCGCATCCAGTTGTGGGTCGGGTCGTCGTGCGACGATCGCGAGACCCAGACGAGCGTTGAACTCACGGGCGAGACATACGAGATCACCGGCGCTGACGAGCGCGTCGTACACACGGAGGTGACGAGCAATGTCTCCGTATAG
- a CDS encoding ABC transporter substrate-binding protein — MKTKRWLAASASLAAGALLLSGCSGTGAADDGSTEMTLWHNSTTGAGKQFWVDAAAAFEKDHDGVTIKIQALQNEDLDGKLQTALNSGNAPDIFLQRGGGKMAAMVEAGQLMDLTDEVSDSATSEISKETFEAETFDDKIWAMPMAVLPGGMFYSQDLFDDAGITENPETIDDLVGAVEKLKDSGVAPIALGAKDAWPAAHWFYFFSLRECSSDTMATAADDMDFSDGCWLKAAQDLEDFASNEPFNGGFLTTSAQQGAGSSAGLVANHKAAMELMGAWDPGVIGSLTPDEKPLADLAWFPFPEISGGNGEPGSMMGGVDGYSCSATAPPECVEFLNYLATADVQENYYKAFNAPPVNTEAQKAVTEPYLKQIIEAYNEAPFVSQWLDTVYGLNVGNALNVAVVDLLAGNGTPEGIIDAVTAAAKKG; from the coding sequence ATGAAGACCAAGCGATGGCTCGCCGCGTCCGCGTCACTCGCGGCAGGGGCACTCCTGCTCAGCGGCTGCAGTGGAACCGGCGCGGCAGATGACGGCAGCACAGAGATGACGCTGTGGCACAATTCAACGACCGGCGCAGGAAAGCAGTTCTGGGTCGATGCTGCCGCAGCATTTGAAAAAGACCATGATGGCGTCACAATCAAGATTCAGGCGCTTCAGAACGAAGATCTCGACGGCAAGCTCCAGACAGCACTCAACTCAGGGAACGCACCCGACATCTTCTTGCAGCGCGGCGGCGGAAAAATGGCAGCCATGGTCGAAGCAGGCCAGCTGATGGATCTGACGGACGAGGTCTCGGACTCGGCCACAAGCGAGATATCGAAGGAGACGTTCGAGGCCGAGACATTTGACGACAAGATATGGGCGATGCCGATGGCAGTTCTGCCCGGAGGCATGTTTTACAGTCAGGACCTGTTCGACGACGCCGGGATCACAGAGAATCCCGAGACCATCGACGATCTCGTCGGTGCCGTCGAAAAGCTCAAGGACAGCGGCGTCGCCCCCATTGCTCTCGGTGCGAAAGACGCGTGGCCCGCGGCGCACTGGTTCTACTTCTTCTCGCTGCGCGAGTGCTCGTCAGACACGATGGCGACGGCAGCAGATGACATGGACTTCAGCGATGGATGCTGGTTGAAGGCGGCGCAAGACCTCGAAGACTTCGCATCGAACGAGCCCTTCAACGGGGGCTTCCTCACCACATCCGCCCAGCAGGGTGCCGGAAGCTCAGCGGGACTCGTCGCGAACCACAAGGCTGCCATGGAGCTTATGGGCGCCTGGGATCCGGGCGTGATCGGCTCGCTCACTCCAGACGAGAAGCCTCTCGCTGACCTCGCCTGGTTCCCATTTCCCGAGATCTCGGGTGGAAACGGTGAGCCCGGCTCGATGATGGGCGGCGTCGACGGGTACTCCTGCTCGGCAACGGCGCCTCCAGAGTGCGTCGAGTTTCTCAATTACCTGGCAACGGCCGATGTTCAAGAGAACTACTACAAGGCATTCAACGCGCCACCGGTGAACACCGAGGCGCAGAAAGCAGTGACCGAGCCCTACCTCAAGCAGATCATTGAGGCATACAACGAAGCCCCGTTCGTCTCGCAGTGGCTCGACACGGTATACGGGCTCAACGTCGGTAACGCTCTGAACGTCGCCGTCGTCGACCTTCTGGCAGGCAACGGCACGCCGGAAGGCATCATCGATGCCGTGACCGCAGCCGCGAAGAAAGGCTAA
- a CDS encoding carbohydrate ABC transporter permease has protein sequence MTIRTHSPSQRRVNAIDESTGAGTIVPAPARRRSKGQSWRTRLEIIVLVGPALVMFLSFVIFPVAMAAYYGFFRWKGYGAPTDFVGLQNYLTIFQDSAFLEALSHNGIIVVLSLVLQGPAAILLALLLNRRMRGQSLIRVLIFIPYVISEVVVGTGWGLMLQSAGALNGFLEKIGLGALAQDWLSDPAIAMWTLMLIITWKYIGFAVIIFLAGLQGIPEELTEAAQIDGASFWQIQRRITLPLLGPTLRIWAFLSIIGSLQLFDLVYIVWGQYIASTAGTSTMATYMVASGRNSGNYGFGNAVAVVMFVISLVIALLYQRFVMRRDTEGAITESEK, from the coding sequence ATGACCATTCGAACGCACTCACCGTCACAGCGACGCGTGAACGCAATCGATGAGTCGACGGGGGCGGGCACGATCGTGCCCGCCCCCGCACGGCGCCGCTCGAAAGGGCAGAGCTGGAGGACTCGACTCGAGATCATCGTTCTCGTAGGCCCCGCTCTTGTCATGTTCCTGTCGTTTGTGATCTTCCCCGTCGCAATGGCTGCCTATTACGGCTTCTTCCGATGGAAGGGCTACGGAGCACCCACCGATTTCGTCGGATTGCAGAACTACCTCACTATCTTTCAGGACTCCGCATTTCTCGAAGCGCTGAGCCACAACGGCATCATCGTCGTGCTCTCGCTCGTTCTGCAGGGCCCCGCCGCCATTCTGCTTGCACTGCTGCTCAACCGACGCATGCGAGGCCAATCGCTCATTCGCGTTCTCATCTTCATTCCGTACGTGATCTCAGAGGTCGTCGTGGGAACCGGCTGGGGGCTGATGCTGCAGTCGGCCGGCGCTCTGAACGGCTTTCTGGAGAAGATTGGGCTCGGCGCCCTCGCGCAGGACTGGCTCTCTGATCCGGCCATCGCGATGTGGACGCTCATGCTGATCATCACGTGGAAGTACATCGGCTTCGCCGTGATCATTTTTCTCGCCGGGCTCCAAGGAATCCCCGAAGAGCTCACCGAGGCTGCTCAGATCGACGGAGCATCCTTCTGGCAGATTCAACGCCGCATCACGCTGCCGCTCCTCGGGCCGACACTGCGCATCTGGGCGTTCCTGTCGATCATCGGATCGCTGCAACTCTTCGATCTCGTCTACATCGTGTGGGGACAATACATCGCCTCGACGGCCGGAACATCGACAATGGCGACGTACATGGTCGCGAGCGGCCGCAACTCGGGTAACTACGGCTTCGGAAACGCCGTTGCCGTTGTCATGTTCGTCATTTCCCTTGTCATTGCCCTTCTCTACCAGCGCTTCGTCATGAGACGTGACACCGAGGGCGCGATTACGGAAAGTGAGAAGTGA